From one Conyzicola nivalis genomic stretch:
- a CDS encoding flavin reductase family protein — MNETTPPHDPGSQPPVEQPGDLEAFKQTFRRHAAGVAAITSLSPEGSPVGFTATSLASLAAVPPLVTFNMARIASAWPAMTVGNRVAIHTLGPRSRHQAEKLAADNAVRFVGGHWAPGPHGVPILKDVTAWMVGRIIEVHPVHNNAVVVVQIEEGALGAEDDALLYHERTYMKPGELG, encoded by the coding sequence ATGAACGAGACCACTCCCCCTCACGATCCAGGCTCGCAACCGCCCGTCGAGCAGCCCGGCGACCTGGAGGCCTTCAAGCAGACCTTCCGCCGGCACGCCGCGGGAGTTGCGGCGATCACGTCGCTGTCCCCCGAGGGCAGCCCGGTCGGCTTCACGGCCACGAGCCTCGCGAGCCTCGCCGCGGTGCCGCCGCTCGTCACGTTCAACATGGCTCGCATCGCGAGCGCCTGGCCCGCCATGACGGTCGGAAACCGCGTCGCCATCCACACGCTCGGCCCGCGGTCGCGGCACCAGGCCGAGAAGCTGGCCGCGGACAACGCGGTGCGGTTCGTCGGCGGTCACTGGGCGCCCGGCCCGCACGGGGTGCCGATCCTGAAGGATGTCACGGCCTGGATGGTCGGCCGCATCATCGAGGTGCACCCGGTGCACAACAACGCGGTTGTCGTCGTGCAGATCGAAGAGGGCGCGCTGGGCGCCGAGGACGACGCGCTGCTGTACCACGAACGCACCTACATGAAGCCGGGCGAGCTGGGCTGA
- the hisD gene encoding histidinol dehydrogenase: protein MIQLIDLRDLQPNRVDLTELIPRSQNDPSQVTDVAQGLIDAVRERGEAALLDQAERLDGVRPAQIRIHADEINRAVRDLDPAVRDAIEEAIRRVTIASQAQLPAPVVTTLGDGAQVIQRWQPVKRVGLYVPGGKAVYPSSVVMNVVPAQVAGVSSIALASPAQKHFDGSVHPTILAAAGLLGVDEVYAMGGAGAVGAFAYGVPSIGLDPVHVITGPGNQYVTAAKRLVRGVAGIDSEAGPTEILVIADATANARLIAADLVSQAEHDELAAAVLVTDSPELAERVRVELVSVAASTHHTARVAEALAGQQSAIVLVADLAAAAAFSNAYGPEHLEIQTEEPGAVLDLIDSAGAIFLGENSPVSLGDYLAGSNHVLPTGGQSRFSSGLGAYTFLRPQQVINYDRAALQAVEARIVALSSAEDLPAHGDAVTARFTQQ, encoded by the coding sequence ATGATCCAACTCATTGACCTCCGTGACCTCCAGCCTAATCGCGTCGACCTCACCGAACTGATTCCCCGTTCCCAGAACGACCCCTCCCAGGTCACCGACGTGGCGCAGGGCCTCATCGACGCCGTTCGCGAGCGCGGCGAAGCCGCCCTGCTCGACCAGGCCGAGCGCCTCGACGGGGTGCGCCCCGCGCAGATCCGCATCCACGCCGACGAGATCAACAGGGCCGTCCGCGACCTCGACCCCGCGGTTCGCGACGCGATCGAGGAGGCCATCCGCCGCGTCACGATCGCCTCGCAGGCTCAGCTTCCCGCACCCGTCGTCACGACCCTCGGCGACGGCGCCCAGGTCATCCAGCGCTGGCAGCCGGTCAAGCGGGTCGGTCTCTACGTTCCGGGCGGCAAGGCGGTCTACCCGTCGAGCGTCGTGATGAACGTCGTTCCGGCACAGGTCGCCGGCGTGTCATCCATCGCTCTCGCCTCTCCCGCACAGAAGCACTTCGACGGTTCCGTGCACCCGACCATCCTCGCGGCCGCCGGCCTGCTCGGAGTCGACGAGGTCTACGCCATGGGCGGCGCGGGCGCGGTCGGCGCCTTCGCCTACGGCGTGCCGTCGATTGGGCTCGACCCGGTGCACGTCATCACCGGCCCCGGCAACCAGTACGTCACGGCGGCCAAGCGCCTCGTGCGCGGTGTCGCCGGGATCGACTCCGAGGCCGGCCCCACCGAGATCCTGGTGATTGCGGATGCCACGGCCAACGCCCGCCTCATCGCCGCCGACCTCGTCAGCCAGGCCGAACACGACGAACTGGCTGCCGCGGTTCTCGTCACCGACTCCCCGGAGCTCGCCGAGCGCGTGCGCGTCGAACTCGTGTCGGTTGCCGCGTCCACCCACCACACCGCGCGCGTCGCGGAGGCTCTCGCCGGCCAGCAGTCGGCGATCGTCCTGGTCGCCGACCTGGCCGCCGCGGCCGCCTTCAGCAACGCCTACGGCCCCGAGCACCTCGAGATCCAGACCGAGGAACCCGGCGCGGTTCTCGACCTCATCGACAGCGCGGGCGCGATCTTCCTCGGCGAGAACTCGCCGGTGAGCCTCGGCGACTATCTGGCTGGCTCGAACCACGTACTGCCGACCGGCGGCCAGTCCCGCTTCTCCTCGGGGCTCGGCGCCTACACGTTCCTGCGCCCGCAGCAGGTCATCAACTACGACCGTGCCGCGCTGCAGGCGGTGGAGGCCCGCATCGTCGCCCTCAGTTCGGCCGAAGACCTGCCCGCGCACGGCGACGCCGTCACGGCCCGGTTCACGCAGCAGTAG
- the nrdR gene encoding transcriptional regulator NrdR, with protein MFCPFCRHPDSRVVDSRTSDDGMSIRRRRQCPECGRRFSTTETASLMVIKRNGVVEPFSREKIVSGVRKACQGRPVTDTDLAVLAQKVEESIRATGAAQIEANDIGLAILPPLRDLDEVAYLRFASVYQGFDSLDDFESAITSLRVAHAHTAALDKSGE; from the coding sequence ATGTTCTGCCCCTTTTGCCGCCACCCCGACAGCAGGGTCGTCGATTCCCGCACGAGTGACGACGGCATGTCCATCCGCCGCCGTCGCCAGTGCCCCGAGTGCGGCCGTCGTTTCAGCACCACCGAAACCGCGAGTCTCATGGTGATCAAACGCAACGGCGTCGTCGAGCCGTTCAGCCGCGAGAAGATCGTGAGCGGCGTGCGCAAGGCCTGCCAGGGCCGCCCCGTGACCGACACCGATCTCGCGGTTCTCGCGCAGAAGGTCGAGGAGTCCATCCGCGCCACCGGGGCAGCGCAGATCGAGGCGAACGACATCGGCCTCGCGATCCTGCCGCCGCTGCGCGACCTCGACGAGGTGGCCTACCTGCGCTTCGCGAGCGTCTACCAGGGCTTCGACTCGCTCGACGATTTCGAGAGCGCGATCACGTCGCTCCGCGTGGCCCACGCGCACACCGCGGCCCTCGACAAGAGCGGCGAGTAG
- a CDS encoding quinone-dependent dihydroorotate dehydrogenase, whose translation MYRLFFSTVLTRIDPERAHHLAFMVIQRLPLIGIGALVRRFTRPDPSLAVSALGLTFDSPFGVAAGFDKDGKAIRGLGQLGFGHVEVGTITARPQPGNPRPRLFRLVADSAVINRMGFNNYGAAAARDRLAKEASRSSRPIIGVNIGKSRVVEVDDAVSDYLESTMLLAPAADYLVVNVSSPNTPGLRGLQELDKLAPLLSAVQGAAGNTPVLVKIAPDLSDGEVRRITELALELGLDGIIANNTTLSRENLATDPAIVTAAGAGGLSGAPLAARSLELLVLIRSLVPDDFCVISVGGVDTAADVRARLAAGATLVQGYTAFLYRGPFWARSINRGLAAHGA comes from the coding sequence ATGTACAGACTCTTCTTCTCCACGGTCCTCACCCGCATCGACCCGGAGCGCGCCCACCACCTGGCCTTCATGGTCATCCAGCGGCTGCCGCTCATCGGCATCGGTGCGCTCGTGCGCCGGTTCACCCGGCCCGACCCGAGCCTCGCGGTCTCGGCGCTCGGCCTGACGTTCGACTCGCCGTTCGGTGTGGCGGCCGGGTTCGACAAAGACGGCAAGGCCATCCGCGGACTCGGGCAGCTCGGCTTCGGCCACGTGGAGGTCGGTACCATCACCGCACGCCCGCAGCCGGGCAACCCGCGGCCGCGACTGTTCCGCCTGGTCGCCGACAGCGCCGTCATCAACCGCATGGGCTTCAACAACTACGGCGCCGCCGCCGCGCGCGACCGCCTCGCGAAAGAGGCGTCGCGGTCGTCACGGCCGATCATCGGCGTCAATATCGGTAAGTCCCGGGTGGTCGAGGTGGATGACGCGGTCTCCGACTACCTCGAGAGCACCATGCTGTTGGCGCCGGCCGCCGATTACCTCGTGGTGAACGTGAGCTCGCCCAACACCCCCGGCCTGCGGGGCCTGCAGGAGCTCGACAAGCTGGCGCCCCTGCTCTCCGCCGTGCAGGGCGCCGCGGGAAACACGCCGGTGCTCGTAAAAATCGCGCCCGACCTTTCCGACGGCGAGGTGCGCCGCATCACCGAGCTCGCCCTCGAACTCGGCCTCGACGGCATCATCGCCAACAACACGACCCTGTCGCGCGAGAACCTCGCCACCGACCCCGCGATCGTGACGGCGGCCGGGGCGGGCGGCCTCTCCGGCGCACCACTGGCCGCGCGGTCGCTCGAACTGCTCGTCCTGATCCGGTCGCTCGTGCCGGACGATTTCTGCGTCATCTCGGTCGGCGGCGTCGACACCGCCGCCGACGTGCGCGCGCGTTTGGCCGCTGGGGCCACCCTCGTGCAGGGCTACACCGCGTTCCTCTACCGCGGCCCGTTCTGGGCGAGGTCGATCAACCGCGGACTCGCGGCGCACGGCGCGTAG
- a CDS encoding DUF3043 domain-containing protein, whose product MARNTDNSTDNDARYELNQDSTSAGKGRPTPTRKEKEEARKRPLVSNDRAEARRQSRAVLATEREKQRIGMANGVEKYMPARDRGVQRRYVRDYIDARTSIGEFLIPVMVIVLIATVVPSPEVQVGAFGLLWLFFIAAVIDCVIVGLIIRKKLAAKFGADKVEAGLRWYAAMRALQLRLMRLPKPQVKRRQYPS is encoded by the coding sequence GTGGCCAGGAACACCGACAACTCGACCGACAACGACGCCCGGTACGAGCTCAACCAAGACAGCACCTCTGCTGGCAAGGGGCGCCCGACGCCCACGCGCAAAGAGAAGGAGGAGGCCCGCAAGCGGCCCCTCGTGTCCAACGACCGCGCGGAGGCCCGTCGCCAGTCGCGCGCCGTGCTCGCCACCGAACGCGAGAAGCAGCGCATCGGCATGGCCAACGGCGTCGAGAAGTACATGCCCGCCCGTGACCGCGGCGTGCAGCGCCGTTACGTGCGCGACTACATCGACGCACGCACGAGCATCGGCGAGTTCCTCATCCCCGTGATGGTCATCGTGCTGATCGCCACCGTCGTGCCGTCCCCCGAGGTCCAGGTCGGCGCGTTCGGCCTGCTCTGGCTGTTCTTCATAGCCGCGGTGATCGACTGCGTGATCGTCGGGCTCATCATCCGTAAGAAGCTGGCCGCGAAGTTCGGCGCCGACAAGGTCGAGGCCGGCCTGCGCTGGTACGCCGCGATGCGCGCGCTGCAGCTGCGCCTGATGCGCCTGCCGAAGCCGCAGGTCAAGCGCCGCCAGTACCCGAGCTGA
- a CDS encoding dipeptidase, translating into MTDFEQTIPTGSHPELAALRESVQLGLPAAIADLSRLVRIPSVSWDGFDPAHVAASANAVKGLLDDLGVFDSVEIARAPIGSTETLGQPAVLATRAARNGRPTILLYAHHDVQPQGNEDDWDSAPFEPTVRGDRLYGRGASDDKAGVMSHIAAIRAFAATVGSDFDLGLAVFIEGEEEFGSRSFSNFLAENETALRADVIIVADSDNWNVTTPSLTVALRGNVAFKLKVSTLAHASHSGMYGGAVPDAMLATIRLLATLHDETGSVAVAGLTTHEADTPDYPEQQLRDETGLLDGVSPIGTGPVLSRLWWQPAITITGIDAPTVVNASNTLIPSVTVKLSARIAPGQTASDAYAAIEAHLTANAPFGAHLEITDVDPGNPFLVDTSGWAAVEAKAAMHEAWGTAPVETGIGGSIPFIADLVDVFGDAQILVTGVEDPDTRAHSPNESQHLGVFQRAILTEAVLFAKLNDRA; encoded by the coding sequence ATGACAGATTTCGAGCAGACAATCCCGACAGGCTCCCACCCGGAGCTCGCCGCCCTGAGGGAGTCCGTGCAGCTCGGGCTGCCCGCGGCGATCGCCGACCTCTCCCGGCTCGTGCGCATCCCCTCCGTCTCCTGGGACGGCTTCGACCCCGCCCACGTGGCCGCGAGCGCAAACGCCGTGAAGGGTCTCCTCGACGACCTCGGCGTCTTCGACTCGGTCGAGATCGCCCGCGCCCCGATCGGCTCGACCGAGACGCTCGGCCAGCCCGCCGTGCTCGCTACCCGCGCGGCCCGCAACGGCCGCCCGACCATCCTGCTCTACGCCCACCACGACGTGCAGCCGCAGGGCAACGAAGACGACTGGGACTCGGCGCCGTTCGAACCCACCGTGCGCGGCGACCGCCTCTACGGCCGAGGCGCCTCCGACGACAAGGCCGGGGTGATGTCGCACATCGCGGCCATCCGCGCCTTCGCCGCAACGGTCGGCTCCGACTTCGATCTCGGCCTCGCCGTCTTCATCGAGGGGGAGGAGGAGTTCGGCTCGCGTTCGTTCTCGAACTTCCTCGCCGAGAACGAGACCGCCCTGCGCGCCGACGTCATCATCGTCGCCGACTCCGACAACTGGAACGTCACCACCCCGTCGCTCACCGTCGCCCTGCGCGGCAACGTCGCCTTCAAGCTGAAGGTCTCCACCCTCGCGCACGCCTCGCACTCGGGCATGTACGGGGGAGCGGTTCCGGATGCCATGCTCGCGACGATCAGATTGCTCGCGACCCTGCACGACGAGACCGGATCCGTCGCGGTCGCCGGTCTCACGACGCACGAGGCCGACACGCCCGATTACCCCGAGCAGCAGTTGCGCGACGAGACGGGCCTGCTCGACGGTGTCTCACCGATCGGCACCGGACCCGTTCTCAGTCGCCTCTGGTGGCAACCGGCCATCACGATCACCGGTATCGACGCGCCGACCGTCGTCAACGCGTCCAACACGCTCATCCCCTCGGTCACGGTGAAGCTGAGCGCCCGTATCGCCCCCGGCCAGACGGCGAGCGACGCGTACGCGGCCATCGAGGCGCACCTGACCGCCAACGCCCCCTTCGGCGCGCATCTGGAGATCACCGACGTCGACCCGGGCAACCCGTTCCTCGTCGACACGTCCGGCTGGGCCGCCGTCGAAGCCAAGGCGGCCATGCACGAGGCGTGGGGTACCGCGCCGGTCGAGACCGGCATCGGCGGCTCGATCCCGTTCATCGCCGACCTCGTCGACGTCTTCGGCGACGCCCAGATCCTCGTCACCGGCGTCGAAGACCCCGACACGCGCGCGCACAGCCCGAACGAGTCGCAGCACCTGGGAGTCTTCC